One window of Microbacterium sp. 1S1 genomic DNA carries:
- a CDS encoding glycosyltransferase, whose product MTARPTMLIMSFSPLTGDARVLKQIARFTRDFDVTTLGYGDAPEGVVSHFSMPRDVRYNDLDGKLITLKRYRKAYWRLSAVRWSREALKGRRFDVIIANDVEAVPVAVKMRPRFGVLADLHEYSPRLHDDNELWFQRITPWFEWVVRRYVTKAAAWTTVSEGLAAEYERNFGFHAELVSNATPYHDLRPGAVSSPIRLVHSGAGLTNRQLHLMAEAVATADADVTLDFYLTANHPAYLEELKEYAATTDRVRVLDPVPYSELVTTLNSYDVGVFLLPPLTFNYRHALPNKLFDFIQARLGIVVGPSPEMAGYVERYGVGAVAPDFTVEALRATIEQLTPESVAAFKQHAHDSAHELEGERQVEKWGRIIDGLVAKGRR is encoded by the coding sequence CCCTCACCGGCGACGCCAGGGTGCTCAAGCAGATCGCACGGTTCACGCGGGACTTCGACGTCACGACCCTGGGGTACGGCGACGCGCCGGAGGGTGTGGTTTCCCACTTCTCCATGCCGAGAGACGTCCGCTACAACGACCTGGACGGCAAGCTCATCACGCTCAAGCGCTACCGGAAGGCGTACTGGCGACTGTCCGCGGTGCGATGGTCCCGGGAAGCGCTGAAGGGGCGGCGGTTCGATGTGATCATCGCCAACGACGTCGAGGCGGTTCCGGTCGCGGTCAAGATGCGGCCCCGGTTCGGCGTCCTCGCCGACCTGCACGAGTACTCGCCTCGCCTGCACGACGACAACGAGCTCTGGTTCCAGCGCATCACGCCCTGGTTCGAGTGGGTGGTGCGCAGGTACGTCACGAAGGCGGCCGCCTGGACCACCGTGAGCGAGGGGCTCGCCGCCGAGTACGAGCGGAACTTCGGCTTCCACGCCGAGCTGGTCAGCAACGCGACCCCCTACCACGATCTGCGCCCCGGAGCGGTCTCCTCGCCGATCCGGCTCGTGCACAGCGGGGCCGGTCTCACCAACCGCCAGCTCCATCTGATGGCGGAAGCCGTGGCGACAGCGGACGCGGACGTCACGCTCGACTTCTACCTGACGGCGAACCATCCCGCGTATCTCGAGGAGTTGAAGGAGTACGCCGCGACGACCGACCGTGTCCGCGTCCTCGACCCCGTGCCCTATTCCGAGCTGGTCACGACGCTGAACTCCTACGACGTGGGGGTCTTCCTCCTCCCGCCGCTGACGTTCAACTATCGGCACGCTCTGCCGAACAAGCTCTTCGACTTCATCCAGGCGAGGCTCGGCATCGTCGTCGGTCCGTCCCCGGAGATGGCAGGCTACGTGGAGCGCTACGGTGTGGGCGCCGTGGCTCCCGACTTCACGGTGGAGGCCCTGCGCGCGACGATCGAGCAGCTCACGCCGGAGTCGGTGGCGGCGTTCAAGCAGCACGCGCACGACAGCGCGCACGAGCTCGAGGGGGAACGTCAGGTCGAGAAG